The following are encoded together in the Streptomyces tsukubensis genome:
- a CDS encoding anthranilate synthase component I, whose amino-acid sequence MDLETFRKLAVDRRVIPVSRTLLADGDTPVGLYRKLAGERTGTFLLESAENGKSWSRYSFVGVRSAATLTERDGQAHWLGTPPVGVPAAGDPLDALRATVEALHTPHDLAAGLPPFTGGMVGYLGYDIVRRLEKVGPGERDDLKLPELTMLLTSDLAVLDHWDGTVRLIANAINHNDLDTGVDEAYTDAVARLDAMEADLQRPVPTTAVPLPASELPAYTALWGGEEFQGAVVDIKERIRAGEAFQVVPSQRFETPCTASPLDVYRVLRATNPSPYMYLLRFDGFDVVGSSPEALVKVEDGRAMVHPIAGTRPRGATPRDDQDLADELLADPKERAEHLMLVDLGRNDLGRVCEPGSVEVVDFMSVERYSHVMHLVSTVTGQVAEGRTAFDVLTACFPAGTLSGAPKPRALQIIDELEPSRRGLYGGCVGYLDFAGDSDTAIAIRTALLRKGTAYVQAGAGVVADSDPVAEDTECRNKAAAVLRAVHTANRLNAR is encoded by the coding sequence ATGGACCTCGAAACCTTCCGCAAGCTCGCCGTCGACCGACGCGTCATCCCCGTCAGCCGCACCTTGCTCGCGGACGGCGACACCCCCGTCGGGCTCTACCGCAAACTGGCGGGGGAGCGGACCGGCACCTTCCTGCTGGAGTCGGCCGAGAACGGCAAGTCCTGGTCCCGTTACTCCTTCGTGGGCGTACGCAGCGCCGCCACGCTCACCGAACGGGACGGTCAGGCGCACTGGCTCGGCACCCCGCCCGTGGGCGTCCCCGCGGCCGGCGACCCGCTCGACGCCCTGCGGGCCACCGTCGAGGCGCTGCACACCCCCCACGATCTGGCCGCCGGCCTGCCGCCCTTCACCGGGGGCATGGTCGGCTACCTCGGCTACGACATCGTGCGCCGCCTGGAGAAGGTCGGCCCCGGTGAACGCGACGACCTGAAACTGCCCGAGCTGACGATGCTCCTCACCTCGGACCTCGCCGTACTCGACCACTGGGACGGCACGGTCAGGCTGATCGCCAACGCCATCAACCACAACGACCTCGACACCGGCGTCGACGAGGCCTACACGGACGCCGTCGCCCGCCTCGACGCCATGGAGGCCGACCTCCAGCGCCCGGTGCCGACCACAGCGGTCCCGCTGCCGGCCTCGGAGCTGCCCGCCTACACCGCGCTCTGGGGCGGCGAGGAGTTCCAGGGGGCGGTCGTGGACATCAAAGAACGCATCAGGGCGGGGGAGGCGTTCCAGGTCGTCCCCTCGCAGCGGTTCGAAACGCCCTGCACCGCGAGCCCCCTCGACGTCTACCGGGTGCTGCGCGCCACCAACCCCTCTCCGTACATGTACCTCCTCCGCTTCGACGGCTTCGACGTCGTCGGATCGAGCCCAGAGGCGCTCGTCAAGGTCGAGGACGGGCGGGCCATGGTCCACCCCATCGCGGGCACCAGGCCGCGCGGCGCCACGCCCCGCGACGACCAGGACCTCGCCGACGAACTCCTCGCCGACCCCAAGGAGCGCGCCGAGCACCTGATGCTGGTCGACCTCGGCCGCAACGATCTCGGCAGGGTCTGCGAACCCGGCAGCGTCGAGGTCGTCGACTTCATGTCCGTGGAGCGCTACTCGCACGTGATGCACCTGGTGTCGACCGTCACAGGGCAGGTCGCCGAGGGCAGGACCGCCTTCGACGTCCTCACCGCCTGCTTCCCCGCGGGCACCCTCTCCGGCGCGCCCAAGCCCCGCGCCCTCCAGATCATCGACGAACTCGAACCCTCCAGGCGCGGGCTCTACGGCGGCTGCGTCGGATACCTGGACTTCGCCGGCGACTCGGACACCGCCATCGCCATCCGTACCGCCCTGCTGCGGAAGGGCACGGCATACGTGCAGGCGGGGGCCGGGGTCGTCGCCGACTCCGACCCGGTTGCCGAGGACACCGAGTGCCGCAACAAGGCCGCTGCCGTACTGCGCGCCGTGCACACGGCGAACCGCCTGAACGCCCGATGA
- a CDS encoding TIGR02234 family membrane protein, whose protein sequence is MGCVTAVPHPRTEAAASSPRGGRRSLAAALVLGAVGAAVALLSSRQTWSEGKASVVGGAFPLAAKGSDVTGVPAALAIVGLAALFAVFAVRRAGRVVVSLLLALSGVGIVAAALQGLNDTGALDEKAAAAAGDTSGSVEALTHTVWPYIGALGGLLLLCAGLLALVFGRGWPAMSGRYERDPSPRSRRPAKAVDPDRPEDVWKALDRGEDPTQET, encoded by the coding sequence GTGGGCTGCGTGACTGCTGTACCCCACCCCCGCACCGAAGCCGCCGCGTCCAGCCCCCGCGGCGGCCGGCGCAGCCTTGCCGCCGCCCTCGTGCTCGGAGCCGTCGGCGCCGCGGTGGCGCTGCTCTCCTCACGGCAGACCTGGTCGGAGGGGAAGGCGTCGGTGGTCGGCGGCGCCTTCCCCCTCGCGGCGAAGGGCAGCGACGTCACCGGCGTCCCCGCTGCCCTCGCCATCGTCGGTCTCGCCGCGCTCTTCGCCGTCTTCGCGGTCCGCCGGGCCGGGCGCGTCGTCGTCTCCCTGCTGCTCGCCCTCAGCGGCGTCGGCATCGTGGCGGCGGCGCTCCAGGGACTGAACGACACCGGTGCCCTCGACGAGAAGGCCGCCGCCGCGGCCGGCGACACCTCGGGCTCCGTCGAGGCGCTGACCCACACCGTCTGGCCCTACATCGGGGCCCTCGGCGGCCTGCTGCTGCTCTGCGCCGGGCTGCTCGCCCTAGTCTTCGGCCGGGGCTGGCCCGCCATGTCGGGCCGCTACGAGCGCGACCCCTCGCCGCGCTCGCGCCGCCCCGCCAAGGCCGTCGACCCCGACAGGCCCGAGGACGTGTGGAAGGCGCTCGACCGCGGCGAGGACCCCACCCAGGAGACCTGA
- the trpC gene encoding indole-3-glycerol phosphate synthase TrpC has translation MSVLDEIIDGVRADLAERQARVSLDELKERAARAPQAKDGLAALRGDGVKVICEVKRSSPSKGALAAIADPAALAADYEAGGAAVISVLTEERRFGGSLADLEAVRARVDIPVLRKDFMVTSYQLWEARAYGADLCLLIVAALDQPALVSLIERAESIGLTPIVEVHDEDEVERAVDAGAKVVGVNARDLKTLKVDRDTFERVAPEIPDHLVKIAESGVRGPHDLIAYANAGADAVLVGESLVTGRDPKSAVSDLVAAGAHPALRHGRS, from the coding sequence GTGAGTGTGCTCGACGAGATCATCGACGGAGTCCGTGCCGACCTCGCGGAGCGGCAGGCGCGCGTCAGCCTCGACGAACTCAAGGAGCGCGCCGCCAGGGCTCCCCAGGCCAAGGACGGACTCGCCGCGCTGCGCGGCGACGGGGTCAAGGTCATCTGCGAGGTCAAGCGTTCCAGCCCGTCCAAGGGCGCGCTCGCGGCCATCGCGGACCCGGCGGCCCTCGCCGCCGACTACGAGGCGGGCGGCGCCGCCGTCATCTCGGTCCTCACGGAGGAGCGCAGGTTCGGCGGTTCGCTGGCGGACCTGGAAGCCGTCCGTGCCAGGGTCGACATCCCGGTCCTGCGCAAGGACTTCATGGTCACCTCCTACCAGCTCTGGGAGGCCCGCGCCTACGGCGCCGACCTCTGCCTGCTGATCGTGGCCGCCCTCGACCAGCCCGCCCTCGTCTCCCTCATCGAGCGCGCCGAGTCCATCGGACTCACGCCGATCGTCGAGGTGCACGACGAGGACGAGGTGGAGCGGGCCGTCGACGCGGGAGCCAAGGTCGTCGGCGTCAACGCGCGTGACCTCAAGACCCTCAAGGTCGACCGCGACACCTTCGAGCGGGTCGCCCCCGAGATCCCCGACCACCTGGTCAAGATCGCGGAGTCGGGCGTCAGGGGCCCGCACGACCTGATCGCGTACGCCAACGCGGGCGCCGACGCCGTCCTGGTCGGCGAGTCGCTGGTCACAGGACGTGACCCGAAGTCCGCCGTCTCCGACCTCGTCGCCGCGGGCGCGCACCCGGCGCTGCGGCACGGCAGGAGCTGA
- the hisI gene encoding phosphoribosyl-AMP cyclohydrolase produces MTSTTGGPSGPASALDPRIAARLKRSADGLLPAIAQQYDTGEVLMLGWMDDEALHRTLTTGRCTYWSRSRREYWVKGDTSGHTQQVKSVALDCDADTVLVKVDQAGAACHTGDRTCFDADVLPLGE; encoded by the coding sequence ATGACCAGCACGACCGGCGGCCCGTCCGGGCCCGCAAGCGCACTCGACCCGCGGATCGCCGCCCGCCTCAAGCGGAGCGCCGACGGGCTGCTGCCCGCCATCGCCCAGCAGTACGACACCGGTGAGGTGCTGATGCTGGGCTGGATGGACGACGAGGCCCTGCACCGCACCCTCACCACGGGCCGCTGCACCTACTGGTCGCGCAGCCGCCGCGAGTACTGGGTCAAGGGCGACACCTCCGGCCACACCCAGCAGGTCAAATCGGTCGCCCTGGACTGCGACGCCGACACCGTGCTGGTCAAGGTCGACCAGGCGGGAGCCGCCTGCCACACCGGCGACCGCACCTGTTTCGACGCCGACGTCCTGCCGCTCGGAGAGTAG
- a CDS encoding TIGR03085 family metal-binding protein translates to MSTHAKRERLLLADLLEAAGPDAPTLCEGWQTRDLAAHVVVRERRPDAAGGTLIKPLAARLERVQTEFAAKPYEELVQLIRTGPPRFSPFSLKQVDELANAVEFYVHAEDVRRAQPDWTPRELDTVFADVLWSRLERTARMLGRKAPVGLVLRRPDGQTAVAHRGTPVVTVTGEPGELTMFAFGRREPAKVEVEGDKSAVAALHEPERLGF, encoded by the coding sequence ATGTCCACCCATGCGAAGCGTGAACGACTGCTCCTCGCTGATTTGTTGGAAGCGGCGGGTCCCGACGCTCCGACTCTGTGCGAAGGCTGGCAGACCCGAGACCTCGCGGCCCACGTGGTCGTCCGTGAGCGGCGCCCCGACGCGGCGGGCGGCACGCTGATCAAACCGCTGGCCGCCCGGTTGGAGCGGGTGCAGACGGAGTTCGCCGCGAAGCCGTACGAGGAGCTGGTCCAGCTCATCCGTACGGGCCCGCCGCGCTTCTCGCCCTTCTCGCTCAAGCAGGTCGACGAGTTGGCGAACGCGGTCGAGTTCTATGTGCACGCGGAGGATGTCCGCCGGGCACAGCCCGACTGGACACCGCGTGAACTGGACACCGTCTTCGCGGACGTCCTGTGGTCGCGGCTGGAGAGGACCGCCAGGATGCTGGGCCGCAAGGCTCCGGTGGGGCTGGTGCTGCGCCGCCCGGACGGTCAGACGGCGGTGGCCCACCGGGGTACGCCCGTGGTGACCGTGACGGGTGAGCCCGGCGAACTGACGATGTTCGCCTTCGGCAGGCGTGAGCCGGCGAAGGTGGAGGTCGAGGGCGACAAGTCCGCCGTGGCCGCCCTGCACGAGCCGGAGCGGCTCGGCTTCTGA
- the hisH gene encoding imidazole glycerol phosphate synthase subunit HisH, whose product MGLSTPKKVVVFDYGFGNVRSAERALARVGADVEITHDYDRAMNADGLLVPGVGAFAACMAGLKEARGDWIVGRRLAGGRPVMGICVGMQILFERGIEHGVETAGLDEWPGAVEPLKAPVVPHMGWNTVEPPAGSALFAGLDDEARFYFVHSYAVRHWSLEIGNAAMRAPLVTWSTHGEPFVAAVENGALWATQFHPEKSGDAGAQTLTNWIETL is encoded by the coding sequence GTGGGGCTGAGCACACCCAAGAAGGTCGTCGTCTTCGACTACGGCTTCGGCAACGTCCGCTCCGCCGAACGGGCCCTCGCCCGCGTCGGCGCCGACGTCGAGATCACCCACGACTACGACCGCGCGATGAACGCCGACGGGCTCCTCGTCCCCGGCGTCGGCGCCTTCGCCGCCTGCATGGCGGGGCTGAAGGAGGCGCGCGGCGACTGGATCGTGGGCCGCAGGCTGGCGGGCGGCCGTCCCGTCATGGGCATCTGCGTCGGCATGCAGATCCTCTTCGAGCGCGGGATCGAGCACGGCGTCGAGACCGCGGGACTCGACGAATGGCCGGGAGCCGTCGAGCCGCTCAAGGCGCCCGTCGTCCCGCACATGGGCTGGAACACCGTCGAGCCGCCCGCCGGCAGCGCGCTCTTCGCCGGCCTCGACGACGAGGCCCGCTTCTACTTCGTGCACTCCTACGCCGTACGCCACTGGAGCCTGGAGATCGGCAACGCCGCCATGCGCGCGCCGCTCGTCACCTGGTCCACGCACGGCGAGCCCTTCGTCGCCGCCGTCGAGAACGGCGCCCTGTGGGCCACCCAGTTCCACCCGGAGAAGTCCGGCGACGCCGGCGCCCAGACCCTCACCAATTGGATCGAGACCCTGTGA
- the trpM gene encoding tryptophan biosynthesis modulator TrpM produces the protein MGPAGAPRCAPPPWRRGCRAPARKVHGRRVRYVIGDEPGQVNGMRWRRRATRR, from the coding sequence ATCGGCCCGGCCGGGGCGCCGCGCTGCGCTCCGCCGCCATGGCGGCGCGGCTGCCGCGCGCCGGCGCGCAAGGTGCACGGCCGCCGGGTGCGCTACGTCATCGGTGACGAGCCGGGTCAGGTCAACGGGATGCGATGGCGCCGGCGCGCCACGCGCCGCTGA
- the priA gene encoding bifunctional 1-(5-phosphoribosyl)-5-((5-phosphoribosylamino)methylideneamino)imidazole-4-carboxamide isomerase/phosphoribosylanthranilate isomerase PriA yields the protein MAEVSAPANKLELLPAVDVRDGRAVRLVHGESGTETSYGSPLEAALAWQRSGAEWLHLVDLDAAFGTGDNRALIGEVTEAMDIKVELSGGIRDDDTLAAALATGCTRVNLGTAALETPEWVAKVIAEYGDRVAVGLDVRGTTLRGRGWTRDGGDLYETLARLDSEGCARYVVTDIAKDGTLQGPNLELLKNVCAATEAPVVASGGVSSLDDLRAIAALVPRGVEGSIVGKALYAKAFTLEEALAAVAV from the coding sequence ATGGCTGAAGTGTCCGCCCCCGCGAACAAGCTCGAACTGCTCCCCGCCGTCGACGTCAGGGACGGCCGGGCCGTCCGGCTCGTCCACGGCGAATCCGGTACGGAGACCTCCTACGGCTCCCCGCTTGAGGCCGCCCTGGCCTGGCAGCGCTCCGGCGCCGAGTGGCTGCACCTCGTCGACCTCGACGCCGCCTTCGGCACCGGTGACAACCGCGCGCTGATCGGCGAGGTCACCGAGGCCATGGACATCAAGGTCGAACTCTCCGGCGGCATCCGCGACGACGACACCCTCGCCGCGGCCCTCGCCACCGGCTGCACCCGCGTCAACCTCGGCACCGCCGCGCTGGAGACCCCCGAGTGGGTCGCCAAGGTCATCGCCGAGTACGGCGACAGGGTCGCCGTCGGCCTCGACGTACGCGGTACGACGCTGCGCGGCCGCGGCTGGACCCGCGACGGCGGCGACCTCTACGAGACGCTGGCCCGCCTCGACTCCGAGGGCTGCGCCCGCTACGTCGTCACCGACATCGCCAAGGACGGCACACTCCAGGGCCCCAACCTGGAGCTCCTGAAGAACGTCTGCGCCGCCACAGAGGCCCCCGTGGTCGCGTCGGGCGGCGTCTCGTCCCTGGACGACCTGCGGGCCATCGCGGCGCTCGTACCGCGGGGCGTCGAGGGCTCCATCGTCGGCAAGGCGCTCTACGCCAAGGCGTTCACCCTCGAAGAGGCGCTCGCGGCGGTCGCCGTATGA
- a CDS encoding cytochrome P450 family protein, with protein sequence MTSVPTVELLDLDPDFVRDPYPTYASLRAKGPVHHVHAPDGTDLWLIVGHEASRAALNDPRLSRDFSKVPGGMSHLGPGRADDATLTPMLMQDPPDHTRLRRLVAREFTPGRVAALEPRVREIAEGLVDAMLANPERRGDLVDAFAFPLPMTVICELIGVPATDRDKFRAWSNEVVAPTGDEAQIAAYGGIMPYLAELTRTKRAAPGDDLLSALIHTADEDGDRLSENELLGMALLLLVAGHETTVNLIANGMRALFGHPAQLAELRAEPEKLIAGAVEEMLRYDGPVQTSTPRIAIEDTEVGGVVIPAGALVRVALADANRDTGKFEEPDTFDIHRNARGHIAFGHGLHFCLGAPLARLEGRIAVLTLLRRCPDLALDPDGSDPVAIHGMLIRGEYSLPVVW encoded by the coding sequence ATGACGTCCGTGCCCACGGTCGAACTCCTCGACCTCGACCCAGACTTCGTCCGCGACCCGTATCCCACCTACGCGTCGTTGCGCGCCAAGGGGCCCGTCCACCACGTCCACGCTCCCGACGGCACCGATCTCTGGCTGATCGTCGGACACGAGGCGAGCAGGGCGGCGCTCAACGACCCGCGACTGAGCAGGGACTTCAGCAAGGTGCCCGGCGGGATGAGCCATCTCGGGCCCGGCCGCGCGGACGACGCCACCCTCACCCCGATGCTGATGCAGGACCCGCCCGACCACACCCGGCTGCGCCGCCTGGTCGCGCGGGAGTTCACCCCCGGCCGGGTGGCGGCGCTGGAGCCGCGGGTGCGGGAGATCGCCGAAGGCCTGGTCGACGCCATGCTCGCGAACCCGGAGCGCCGGGGCGACCTGGTCGACGCGTTCGCCTTCCCGCTCCCGATGACGGTGATCTGCGAACTCATCGGCGTGCCCGCCACCGACAGGGACAAGTTCAGGGCCTGGTCGAACGAGGTGGTCGCGCCCACGGGTGACGAGGCCCAGATCGCCGCGTACGGCGGGATCATGCCGTACCTCGCCGAACTGACCAGGACGAAGCGGGCCGCCCCCGGTGACGATCTGCTCAGCGCGCTCATCCACACCGCGGACGAGGACGGCGACCGGCTCTCCGAGAACGAACTGCTCGGCATGGCGCTGCTGTTGCTGGTCGCCGGACACGAGACCACCGTCAACCTCATCGCCAACGGCATGCGTGCCCTGTTCGGCCACCCCGCGCAACTGGCCGAACTCCGCGCGGAGCCCGAGAAGCTGATCGCGGGCGCCGTCGAGGAGATGCTGCGCTACGACGGCCCCGTACAGACCTCCACACCCCGGATCGCCATCGAGGACACCGAGGTGGGCGGGGTGGTGATACCCGCGGGGGCGCTCGTCCGCGTGGCCCTCGCCGACGCGAACCGGGACACCGGCAAGTTCGAAGAACCCGACACCTTCGACATCCACAGGAACGCCCGCGGCCACATCGCCTTCGGCCACGGCCTGCACTTCTGCCTGGGAGCGCCGCTCGCCAGACTGGAAGGGCGGATCGCCGTGCTCACGCTGCTGCGCCGCTGCCCCGACCTCGCACTCGACCCGGACGGGAGCGACCCCGTCGCCATCCACGGCATGCTCATCCGTGGCGAGTACAGCCTGCCCGTCGTCTGGTGA
- a CDS encoding ketopantoate reductase family protein — MAVLGPGGVGGLVAALLVRAGHRVIVVAREETADAIGERGLWVSSALHGEFEVAVEAVTELREPVDALVVATKETGLVAALERVAPAALEKTPLLPLLNGVEHPRVLRERCPSAYVVPGTIRVESTRTETGRIEHTSPFARIELAGRDTPPERVAALASLLEGAGFETVVRTDETRMLWSKLSFLLPMALLTTRYGLPVGGVRTERREEMLAVIGELVAVATAAGAPLDRDGILAVIDAAPYGMRSSMQRDAEAGRPLELDAIGGAALREAARHGIAAPVTARLVEEVERAAD, encoded by the coding sequence GTGGCGGTCCTGGGCCCCGGTGGCGTGGGCGGTCTGGTCGCGGCCCTGCTGGTCCGTGCGGGGCACCGGGTGATCGTCGTGGCGCGCGAGGAGACAGCGGACGCGATCGGCGAGCGGGGGCTCTGGGTGAGCAGCGCCCTCCACGGCGAGTTCGAAGTGGCCGTTGAGGCCGTCACCGAGCTGCGCGAACCGGTCGACGCGCTGGTCGTGGCCACCAAGGAGACCGGGCTCGTCGCGGCGCTTGAGCGGGTGGCGCCCGCGGCGCTGGAGAAGACGCCGCTGCTGCCGCTGCTCAACGGGGTGGAACACCCGAGGGTGTTGCGGGAGCGCTGCCCCTCGGCGTATGTGGTGCCCGGCACCATCAGGGTCGAGTCGACGCGTACGGAGACGGGCAGGATCGAGCACACCAGCCCCTTCGCCCGTATCGAGCTGGCCGGCCGGGACACACCGCCCGAGCGAGTGGCGGCGCTGGCGAGTCTGCTGGAGGGGGCGGGTTTTGAGACCGTCGTACGCACCGACGAGACTCGGATGCTCTGGAGCAAGCTGTCGTTCCTGCTCCCGATGGCCCTGCTGACGACCCGCTACGGGCTCCCGGTCGGCGGGGTGCGCACGGAACGGCGGGAAGAGATGCTGGCGGTGATCGGCGAGCTGGTGGCCGTCGCCACCGCCGCGGGCGCCCCGCTCGACCGCGACGGGATCCTCGCCGTGATCGACGCCGCCCCGTACGGCATGCGTTCCTCGATGCAGCGCGACGCCGAGGCCGGCCGCCCTCTTGAGCTGGACGCGATCGGCGGGGCAGCACTGCGGGAGGCGGCCCGCCACGGCATCGCCGCACCGGTCACCGCGCGCCTGGTCGAGGAGGTGGAGCGGGCGGCGGACTGA
- the hisF gene encoding imidazole glycerol phosphate synthase subunit HisF produces MSLAVRVIPCLDVDAGRVVKGVNFQNLRDAGDPVEMAKVYDAEGADELTFLDITASSGDRETTYDVVRRTAEQVFIPLTVGGGVRTAADVDKLLRAGADKVGVNTAAIQRPELIREIAERFGRQVLVLSVDARRTPAGTFEVTTHGGRESAGIDAVEWAHRAAELGAGEILLNSMDADGTKDGYDIEMIAAVRAHVTVPVIASGGAGRLADFPPAVDAGADAVLAASVFHFGDLRIGQVKETLREAGRPVR; encoded by the coding sequence ATGAGCCTCGCGGTACGCGTCATCCCCTGCCTCGACGTGGACGCGGGCCGGGTGGTCAAGGGCGTCAACTTCCAGAACCTGCGCGACGCGGGCGACCCCGTCGAGATGGCCAAGGTCTACGACGCGGAAGGCGCCGACGAGCTGACCTTCCTCGACATCACCGCCTCCTCCGGTGACCGCGAGACCACCTACGACGTGGTGCGGCGCACCGCGGAGCAGGTCTTCATCCCCCTCACCGTGGGCGGCGGAGTCCGTACGGCGGCGGACGTCGACAAGCTGCTGCGGGCCGGCGCCGACAAGGTGGGCGTCAACACCGCGGCCATCCAACGGCCGGAACTGATCCGTGAGATCGCCGAGCGGTTCGGTCGGCAGGTCCTCGTCCTCTCCGTCGACGCGCGCCGCACCCCCGCGGGGACCTTCGAGGTCACCACGCACGGCGGGCGCGAGTCCGCGGGCATCGACGCCGTCGAGTGGGCGCACCGCGCCGCCGAGCTGGGCGCCGGGGAGATCCTGCTCAACTCGATGGACGCCGACGGGACCAAGGACGGCTACGACATCGAGATGATCGCCGCCGTACGCGCACATGTCACGGTCCCCGTGATCGCCAGCGGAGGCGCGGGCCGCCTCGCGGACTTCCCGCCCGCCGTCGACGCGGGCGCCGACGCCGTACTCGCCGCGTCCGTCTTCCACTTCGGTGACCTGCGCATCGGCCAGGTCAAGGAGACCCTGCGGGAAGCGGGCCGTCCCGTACGGTGA
- a CDS encoding RidA family protein produces MTGVRRIASDGPWEESFGYSRAVQLPGGLALVSGCTAVVDGQISEGGPYEQAVTAFGVALDALAELGLGAADVVRTRMYITHARDVDDVGRAHKELFDAVRPAASMIIVSGFVDPGLVVEVEVEAYRGEGGAA; encoded by the coding sequence ATGACCGGCGTACGCAGGATCGCCTCCGACGGCCCCTGGGAGGAGTCCTTCGGCTACTCCCGCGCCGTCCAGCTGCCAGGCGGACTCGCGCTCGTCTCCGGCTGCACCGCCGTCGTGGACGGACAGATCTCCGAGGGCGGCCCGTACGAACAGGCCGTCACCGCCTTCGGTGTCGCCCTGGACGCGCTGGCCGAACTCGGCCTCGGCGCCGCCGACGTCGTACGCACCCGTATGTACATCACCCACGCGAGGGATGTGGACGATGTCGGCCGCGCCCACAAGGAGTTGTTCGACGCGGTGCGTCCCGCCGCCTCGATGATCATCGTCTCCGGCTTCGTCGACCCCGGGCTCGTGGTCGAGGTCGAGGTCGAGGCGTACCGGGGCGAGGGCGGTGCCGCATGA
- a CDS encoding DUF2752 domain-containing protein: MNAEPESAAPHAPHTARLPDGTGRVSRQGPRAAAVRLLVPFAVLAAVAGAFAYVGTVDPHEPGHYPACPLLRLTGVYCPGCGGLRSAHDFAHGEFGAALGANALAVAGYALFAVGWAVWAISAARGRTPRFQPRPAVLRAAVVLMVVFTVVRNLPFGAWLHP, translated from the coding sequence GTGAACGCCGAACCGGAGAGCGCGGCCCCGCACGCCCCGCACACCGCCCGACTCCCCGACGGCACGGGCCGGGTGTCCCGTCAGGGCCCGCGCGCGGCGGCCGTCAGGCTGCTCGTCCCCTTCGCGGTCCTCGCCGCCGTCGCCGGTGCCTTCGCCTACGTCGGGACGGTCGACCCCCATGAGCCGGGCCACTACCCGGCCTGCCCCCTCCTGCGTCTCACCGGCGTCTACTGTCCCGGCTGCGGCGGACTGCGCAGCGCCCACGACTTCGCCCACGGGGAGTTCGGCGCCGCGCTCGGCGCCAACGCGCTCGCCGTCGCCGGATACGCGCTCTTCGCCGTCGGCTGGGCCGTCTGGGCGATTTCCGCCGCACGGGGAAGGACCCCTAGGTTCCAGCCGAGGCCCGCCGTACTGAGGGCCGCGGTCGTGCTCATGGTGGTCTTCACCGTCGTCAGGAACCTGCCCTTCGGCGCCTGGCTGCACCCCTAG
- a CDS encoding HGxxPAAW family protein has translation MSDSSHGHTPAAWTGVIIAFVGFCVASAFTVMASPLGFWVGVAIVFIGGIVGAVMRSAGLGQPKQAQVVHAGHAQG, from the coding sequence ATGTCGGACAGCAGCCACGGCCACACCCCGGCCGCGTGGACGGGCGTCATCATCGCCTTTGTCGGATTCTGCGTAGCGAGCGCCTTCACCGTGATGGCCAGCCCGCTGGGTTTCTGGGTCGGAGTGGCCATCGTCTTCATCGGCGGCATCGTCGGCGCCGTGATGCGTTCGGCAGGGCTCGGACAGCCCAAGCAGGCACAGGTGGTCCACGCCGGTCACGCCCAGGGCTGA
- a CDS encoding VOC family protein — MIKVAMTSVFVDDVEKAHAFYTELLGFETRTHLDMGGALFVTVGAPGAQPDLELLLEPGDSTLAKEYTTGLRAAGLPSIVFSVDDLAAEHARLEQLGVRFTQRPASVGPMETAVLDDTVGNLVQLTQRTA, encoded by the coding sequence ATGATAAAGGTCGCGATGACCAGTGTCTTCGTCGACGACGTGGAGAAGGCGCACGCCTTCTACACGGAGCTGCTCGGCTTCGAGACACGTACCCATCTGGACATGGGCGGTGCGCTGTTCGTGACAGTGGGGGCTCCGGGGGCCCAGCCGGATCTGGAACTGCTGCTTGAGCCCGGCGACTCCACGCTGGCCAAGGAGTACACGACCGGGCTGCGGGCGGCGGGACTGCCTTCCATCGTCTTCTCCGTCGACGACCTGGCGGCCGAGCACGCGCGGCTGGAGCAGCTGGGGGTGCGGTTCACCCAGCGGCCCGCCTCCGTGGGTCCGATGGAGACGGCGGTGCTCGACGACACCGTCGGGAACCTGGTGCAGCTCACGCAGCGGACGGCCTGA